The Symphalangus syndactylus isolate Jambi chromosome 11, NHGRI_mSymSyn1-v2.1_pri, whole genome shotgun sequence genome contains a region encoding:
- the TLE7 gene encoding transducin-like enhancer protein 7 has protein sequence MSGEKEEALFRMFGAYGEPEERRDVPESSGVSSQLEPQVQQRLASLYGVSWQPPGPPIQHSPADQETSMVTQQQWHLQGLGRSELQATGLPDAQPGEAAESSPSFLLGSEVGQPYSSSPPSEEVLSLLRAIPPIPDEVVVRQKRAPQGSWKVGALLHGKRVYAVAISGSTHHVYTCGSGYIRVWDESVLHAGDKAPRAQLDLQHPQDCVVTCKLFPDERSLITGGASQAVTLWDLAPTPQVRARLTSTGPTCYSLAVSSDAHICLACFRGFVEIWDLQNQILIRKHEVPVYGSRCVDITGNIFWTGGEDTTLYSWDLRSYQRLHQHNLQNEILSITHDPSEEWVLAGLRTSDIAFLHTRRNEQFKAVMKKYTRHHSLKFASCGSYFVTAIDTRLSGLEAPSLQKLFQIEESSGILCCDVSSDNQYLVMGSKSSATIYQLLY, from the exons ATgagtggagagaaggaagaggcgTTGTTCAGAATGTTCGGGGCTTATGGTGAGCCAGAGGAGAGGAGGGATGTGCCAGAAAGCTCTGGTGTTTCCTCTCAGCTTGAGCCACAAGTGCAGCAGCGACTGGCCAGTCTGTATGGAGTGTCCTGGCAGCCCCCAGGCCCCCCGATACAGCATAGCCCTGCTGATCAAGAGACAAGCATGGTGACCCAGCAGCAGTGGCATCTCCAGGGCCTGGGTAGATCTGAGCTCCAGGCCACTGGGCTCCCTGATGCACAACCAGGAGAAGCAGCAGAGTCCAGCCCAAG CTTCCTACTGGGTTCTGAGGTTG GCCAGCCTTACTCTTCTTCCCCTCCCAGTGAAGAAGTCCTCTCATTGCTCAGAGCAATT CCCCCCATTCCAGATGAAGTTGTGGTCAGGCAGAAGAGGGCCCCACAGGGCTCCTGGAAGGTTGGCGCACTCCTCCATGGAAAGAGAGTCTACGCTGTGGCCATCAGTGGCTCAACCCACCACGTGTACACATGTGGCTCTGGCTACATCAGGGTGTGGGATGAGAGTGTGCTGCATGCGGGGGACAAGGCCCCTCGGGCCCAGCTGGACTTGCAG CATCCCCAGGACTGTGTTGTTACCTGCAAGCTGTTCCCTGATGAGCGGAGCCTGATCACAGGCGGTGCGTCCCAGGCTGTGACTCTCTGGGACTTGGCACCCACCCCCCAGGTCAGGGCACGGCTGACCTCGACAGGCCCCACGTGCTATTCTCTGGCTGTCTCCTCTGATGCCCATATCTGTTTGGCTTGTTTCCGTGGATTTGTCGAGATTTGGGATTTGCAGAACCAAATCTTGATCAG GAAGCATGAAGTTCCTGTATACGGGTCCCGATGTGTGGACATCACCGGCAATATATTCTGGACAGGAGGTGAAGACACCACCCTGTATTCCTGGGACCTGAGGAGCTACCAGAGGCTGCACCAACACAACTTACAGAATGAG ATCCTCAGCATTACCCATGACCCCAGTGAAGAATGGGTATTGGCGGGCCTGAGAACAAGTGACATTGCATTCCTTCACACTCGTCGGAATGAGCAGTTCAAGGCTGTCATGAAAAAATACACCCGCCACCACAGCCTCAAGTTTGCCTCCTGTG GGAGCTATTTTGTGACCGCGATAGATACGCGCCTCAGTGGCTTGGAGGCACCTTCTCTACAAAAGTTGTTTCAG ATAGAGGAGTCTTCAGGTATCCTGTGCTGTGACGTGTCCTCTGACAACCAGTATCTGGTCATGGGCTCCAAGAGCAGTGCCACTATCTACCAGCTCTTGTATTAA
- the ZNF23 gene encoding zinc finger protein 23 isoform X5 — MLENYGNVASLGFPLLKPAVISQLEGGGELGEPSPLAAGTGLQGLRTGKGVDIQTDNDLTKEMYEGKENVSFVLQRDFSQETDFSEASLLEKQQEFYSARNIKKEKSNTIDGTVKDETSPVEECFFSQSSNSYQCHTITGEQPSGCTGLGKSISFDTKLVKHEIINSEERPFKCEELVEPFRCDSQLNQHQENNTEEKPYQCSEYGKAFSINEKLIWHQRLHSGEKPFKCVECGKSFSYSSHYITHQTIHSGEKPYQCKVCGKAFSVNGSLSRHQRIHTGEKPYQCKECGNGFSCSSAYITHQRVHTGEKPYECNDCGKAFNVNAKLIQHQRIHTGEKPYECNECGKGFRCSSQLRQHQSIHTGEKPYQCKECGKGFNNNTKLIQHQRIHTGEKPYECTECGKAFSVKGKLIQHQRIHTGEKPYECNECGKAFRCNSQFRQHLRIHTGEKPYECNECGKAFSVNGKLMRHQRIHTGEKPFECNECGRCFTSKRNLLDHHRIHTGEKPYQCKECGKAFSINAKLTRHQRIHTGEKPFKCMECEKAFSCSSNYIVHQRIHTGEKPFQCKECGKAFHVNAHLIRHQRSHTGEKPFRCVECGKGFSFSSDYIIHQTVHTWKKPYMCSVCGKAFRFSFQLSQHQSVHSEGKS, encoded by the coding sequence taGATATTCAGACTGACAATGATTTGACAAAGGAAATGtatgaaggaaaagagaatgtATCATTTGTACTTCAAAGAGACTTTTCCCAGGAAACAGACTTTTCAGAAGCCTCTCTTCTAGAGAAACAACAGGAATTCTACTCAGCAAGAAATATAAAGAAGGAGAAGAGCAACACCATTGATGGAACAGTGAAAGACGAGACAAGCCCTGTGGAGGAGTGTTTTTTTAGTCAAAGTTCAAACTCATATCAGTGTCATACCATCACTGGAGAGCAGCCCTCTGGGTGTACAGGATTGGGGAAATCCATCAGCTTTGATACAAAACTCGTTAAGCATGAAATAATTAATTCTGAGGAAAGACCTTTCAAATGTGAAGAATTAGTAGAGCCCTTTAGGTGTGACTCTCAACTTAATCAACATCAAGAAAACAACACTGAGGAAAAGCCTTATCAGTGTTCGGAGTATGGCAAAGCTTTCAGCATTAACGAGAAATTAATTTGGCATCAAAGACTTCACAGTGGGGAGAAACCCTTCAAATGTGTGGAGTGTGGGAAAAGCTTCAGCTACAGTTCCCATTATATCACACATCAGACAATCCACAGTGGGGAGAAGCCCTATCAGTGTAAGGTGTGTGGGAAGGCCTTCAGTGTTAATGGAAGCCTAAGTAGGCATCAGAGAATCCATACGGGAGAGAAGCCCTATCAGTGCAAGGAATGTGGAAATGGCTTCAGCTGTAGTTCTGCATATATTACACATCAGAGAgtccacactggagagaaaccttacgaGTGTAATGACTGTGGGAAAGCATTCAATGTTAATGCGAAATTAATTCAACATCAGAGaatccacactggagagaaaccttatgaatgtaatgaatgtggaaaaGGCTTCAGGTGCAGCTCCCAGCTTAGGCAGCATCAGAGCATCCACACAGGAGAAAAGCCCTATCAATGTAAAGAGTGTGGAAAAGGCTTCAATAATAATACAAAACTCATTCAGCATCAGAGAATCCACACaggtgagaaaccctatgaatgcactgaatgtggaaaagccttcagTGTCAAAGGGAAGTTAATTCAACACCAGAGAATTCACACAGGCGAGAAACCCTATGAGTGTAATGAATGCGGGAAAGCCTTCAGATGTAACTCCCAATTTCGGCAGCATCTGAGAATTCACACTGGGGAGAAGCCCTATGAGTGTAATGAGTGTGGAAAGGCCTTCAGCGTTAATGGGAAACTAATGCggcatcagagaattcacactgggGAGAAACCTTTTGAATGTAATGAGTGTGGGAGATGCTTTACTTCTAAAAGAAACCTACTTGATCATCACCGAATCCATACTGGAGAAAAGCCCTAtcaatgtaaggaatgtgggaaagccttcagtaTCAATGCCAAACTAACTAGGCATCAGAGGATACATACTGGGGAGAAACCTTTCAAATGTATGGAATGTGAGAAAGCATTCAGCTGTAGTTCTAACTATATTGTGCACCAGAGAATccatacaggagagaaacccttTCAGTGTAAGGAGTGTGGAAAAGCCTTCCACGTTAATGCCCATTTAATTCGGCATCAGAGAAGCCACACTGGGGAGAAACCCTTCAGATGTGTGGAATGTGGCAAAGGCTTCAGCTTTAGTTCTGACTACATTATACATCAGACAGTCCACACTTGGAAGAAACCCTatatgtgtagtgtgtgtgggAAAGCATTCAGGTTTAGCTTCCAGCTCAGTCAGCATCAGAGTGTCCATAGTGAAGGAAAATCCTAA
- the ZNF23 gene encoding zinc finger protein 23 isoform X6, whose protein sequence is MLENYGNVASLGFPLLKPAVISQLEGGGELGEPSPLAAGTGLQGLRTVDIQTDNDLTKEMYEGKENVSFVLQRDFSQETDFSEASLLEKQQEFYSARNIKKEKSNTIDGTVKDETSPVEECFFSQSSNSYQCHTITGEQPSGCTGLGKSISFDTKLVKHEIINSEERPFKCEELVEPFRCDSQLNQHQENNTEEKPYQCSEYGKAFSINEKLIWHQRLHSGEKPFKCVECGKSFSYSSHYITHQTIHSGEKPYQCKVCGKAFSVNGSLSRHQRIHTGEKPYQCKECGNGFSCSSAYITHQRVHTGEKPYECNDCGKAFNVNAKLIQHQRIHTGEKPYECNECGKGFRCSSQLRQHQSIHTGEKPYQCKECGKGFNNNTKLIQHQRIHTGEKPYECTECGKAFSVKGKLIQHQRIHTGEKPYECNECGKAFRCNSQFRQHLRIHTGEKPYECNECGKAFSVNGKLMRHQRIHTGEKPFECNECGRCFTSKRNLLDHHRIHTGEKPYQCKECGKAFSINAKLTRHQRIHTGEKPFKCMECEKAFSCSSNYIVHQRIHTGEKPFQCKECGKAFHVNAHLIRHQRSHTGEKPFRCVECGKGFSFSSDYIIHQTVHTWKKPYMCSVCGKAFRFSFQLSQHQSVHSEGKS, encoded by the coding sequence taGATATTCAGACTGACAATGATTTGACAAAGGAAATGtatgaaggaaaagagaatgtATCATTTGTACTTCAAAGAGACTTTTCCCAGGAAACAGACTTTTCAGAAGCCTCTCTTCTAGAGAAACAACAGGAATTCTACTCAGCAAGAAATATAAAGAAGGAGAAGAGCAACACCATTGATGGAACAGTGAAAGACGAGACAAGCCCTGTGGAGGAGTGTTTTTTTAGTCAAAGTTCAAACTCATATCAGTGTCATACCATCACTGGAGAGCAGCCCTCTGGGTGTACAGGATTGGGGAAATCCATCAGCTTTGATACAAAACTCGTTAAGCATGAAATAATTAATTCTGAGGAAAGACCTTTCAAATGTGAAGAATTAGTAGAGCCCTTTAGGTGTGACTCTCAACTTAATCAACATCAAGAAAACAACACTGAGGAAAAGCCTTATCAGTGTTCGGAGTATGGCAAAGCTTTCAGCATTAACGAGAAATTAATTTGGCATCAAAGACTTCACAGTGGGGAGAAACCCTTCAAATGTGTGGAGTGTGGGAAAAGCTTCAGCTACAGTTCCCATTATATCACACATCAGACAATCCACAGTGGGGAGAAGCCCTATCAGTGTAAGGTGTGTGGGAAGGCCTTCAGTGTTAATGGAAGCCTAAGTAGGCATCAGAGAATCCATACGGGAGAGAAGCCCTATCAGTGCAAGGAATGTGGAAATGGCTTCAGCTGTAGTTCTGCATATATTACACATCAGAGAgtccacactggagagaaaccttacgaGTGTAATGACTGTGGGAAAGCATTCAATGTTAATGCGAAATTAATTCAACATCAGAGaatccacactggagagaaaccttatgaatgtaatgaatgtggaaaaGGCTTCAGGTGCAGCTCCCAGCTTAGGCAGCATCAGAGCATCCACACAGGAGAAAAGCCCTATCAATGTAAAGAGTGTGGAAAAGGCTTCAATAATAATACAAAACTCATTCAGCATCAGAGAATCCACACaggtgagaaaccctatgaatgcactgaatgtggaaaagccttcagTGTCAAAGGGAAGTTAATTCAACACCAGAGAATTCACACAGGCGAGAAACCCTATGAGTGTAATGAATGCGGGAAAGCCTTCAGATGTAACTCCCAATTTCGGCAGCATCTGAGAATTCACACTGGGGAGAAGCCCTATGAGTGTAATGAGTGTGGAAAGGCCTTCAGCGTTAATGGGAAACTAATGCggcatcagagaattcacactgggGAGAAACCTTTTGAATGTAATGAGTGTGGGAGATGCTTTACTTCTAAAAGAAACCTACTTGATCATCACCGAATCCATACTGGAGAAAAGCCCTAtcaatgtaaggaatgtgggaaagccttcagtaTCAATGCCAAACTAACTAGGCATCAGAGGATACATACTGGGGAGAAACCTTTCAAATGTATGGAATGTGAGAAAGCATTCAGCTGTAGTTCTAACTATATTGTGCACCAGAGAATccatacaggagagaaacccttTCAGTGTAAGGAGTGTGGAAAAGCCTTCCACGTTAATGCCCATTTAATTCGGCATCAGAGAAGCCACACTGGGGAGAAACCCTTCAGATGTGTGGAATGTGGCAAAGGCTTCAGCTTTAGTTCTGACTACATTATACATCAGACAGTCCACACTTGGAAGAAACCCTatatgtgtagtgtgtgtgggAAAGCATTCAGGTTTAGCTTCCAGCTCAGTCAGCATCAGAGTGTCCATAGTGAAGGAAAATCCTAA
- the ZNF23 gene encoding zinc finger protein 23 isoform X7, with amino-acid sequence MLENYGNVASLGFPLLKPAVISQLEGGGELGEPSPLAAGTGLQGLRTDIQTDNDLTKEMYEGKENVSFVLQRDFSQETDFSEASLLEKQQEFYSARNIKKEKSNTIDGTVKDETSPVEECFFSQSSNSYQCHTITGEQPSGCTGLGKSISFDTKLVKHEIINSEERPFKCEELVEPFRCDSQLNQHQENNTEEKPYQCSEYGKAFSINEKLIWHQRLHSGEKPFKCVECGKSFSYSSHYITHQTIHSGEKPYQCKVCGKAFSVNGSLSRHQRIHTGEKPYQCKECGNGFSCSSAYITHQRVHTGEKPYECNDCGKAFNVNAKLIQHQRIHTGEKPYECNECGKGFRCSSQLRQHQSIHTGEKPYQCKECGKGFNNNTKLIQHQRIHTGEKPYECTECGKAFSVKGKLIQHQRIHTGEKPYECNECGKAFRCNSQFRQHLRIHTGEKPYECNECGKAFSVNGKLMRHQRIHTGEKPFECNECGRCFTSKRNLLDHHRIHTGEKPYQCKECGKAFSINAKLTRHQRIHTGEKPFKCMECEKAFSCSSNYIVHQRIHTGEKPFQCKECGKAFHVNAHLIRHQRSHTGEKPFRCVECGKGFSFSSDYIIHQTVHTWKKPYMCSVCGKAFRFSFQLSQHQSVHSEGKS; translated from the coding sequence ATATTCAGACTGACAATGATTTGACAAAGGAAATGtatgaaggaaaagagaatgtATCATTTGTACTTCAAAGAGACTTTTCCCAGGAAACAGACTTTTCAGAAGCCTCTCTTCTAGAGAAACAACAGGAATTCTACTCAGCAAGAAATATAAAGAAGGAGAAGAGCAACACCATTGATGGAACAGTGAAAGACGAGACAAGCCCTGTGGAGGAGTGTTTTTTTAGTCAAAGTTCAAACTCATATCAGTGTCATACCATCACTGGAGAGCAGCCCTCTGGGTGTACAGGATTGGGGAAATCCATCAGCTTTGATACAAAACTCGTTAAGCATGAAATAATTAATTCTGAGGAAAGACCTTTCAAATGTGAAGAATTAGTAGAGCCCTTTAGGTGTGACTCTCAACTTAATCAACATCAAGAAAACAACACTGAGGAAAAGCCTTATCAGTGTTCGGAGTATGGCAAAGCTTTCAGCATTAACGAGAAATTAATTTGGCATCAAAGACTTCACAGTGGGGAGAAACCCTTCAAATGTGTGGAGTGTGGGAAAAGCTTCAGCTACAGTTCCCATTATATCACACATCAGACAATCCACAGTGGGGAGAAGCCCTATCAGTGTAAGGTGTGTGGGAAGGCCTTCAGTGTTAATGGAAGCCTAAGTAGGCATCAGAGAATCCATACGGGAGAGAAGCCCTATCAGTGCAAGGAATGTGGAAATGGCTTCAGCTGTAGTTCTGCATATATTACACATCAGAGAgtccacactggagagaaaccttacgaGTGTAATGACTGTGGGAAAGCATTCAATGTTAATGCGAAATTAATTCAACATCAGAGaatccacactggagagaaaccttatgaatgtaatgaatgtggaaaaGGCTTCAGGTGCAGCTCCCAGCTTAGGCAGCATCAGAGCATCCACACAGGAGAAAAGCCCTATCAATGTAAAGAGTGTGGAAAAGGCTTCAATAATAATACAAAACTCATTCAGCATCAGAGAATCCACACaggtgagaaaccctatgaatgcactgaatgtggaaaagccttcagTGTCAAAGGGAAGTTAATTCAACACCAGAGAATTCACACAGGCGAGAAACCCTATGAGTGTAATGAATGCGGGAAAGCCTTCAGATGTAACTCCCAATTTCGGCAGCATCTGAGAATTCACACTGGGGAGAAGCCCTATGAGTGTAATGAGTGTGGAAAGGCCTTCAGCGTTAATGGGAAACTAATGCggcatcagagaattcacactgggGAGAAACCTTTTGAATGTAATGAGTGTGGGAGATGCTTTACTTCTAAAAGAAACCTACTTGATCATCACCGAATCCATACTGGAGAAAAGCCCTAtcaatgtaaggaatgtgggaaagccttcagtaTCAATGCCAAACTAACTAGGCATCAGAGGATACATACTGGGGAGAAACCTTTCAAATGTATGGAATGTGAGAAAGCATTCAGCTGTAGTTCTAACTATATTGTGCACCAGAGAATccatacaggagagaaacccttTCAGTGTAAGGAGTGTGGAAAAGCCTTCCACGTTAATGCCCATTTAATTCGGCATCAGAGAAGCCACACTGGGGAGAAACCCTTCAGATGTGTGGAATGTGGCAAAGGCTTCAGCTTTAGTTCTGACTACATTATACATCAGACAGTCCACACTTGGAAGAAACCCTatatgtgtagtgtgtgtgggAAAGCATTCAGGTTTAGCTTCCAGCTCAGTCAGCATCAGAGTGTCCATAGTGAAGGAAAATCCTAA